One genomic region from Equus asinus isolate D_3611 breed Donkey chromosome 8, EquAss-T2T_v2, whole genome shotgun sequence encodes:
- the LOC139046079 gene encoding histone H4: protein MSGRGKGGKGLGKGGAKRHRKVLRDNIQGITKPAIRRLARRGGVKRISGLIYEETRGVLKVFLENVIRDAVTYTEHAKRKTVTAMDVVYALKRQGRTLYGFGG, encoded by the coding sequence ATGTCAGGTCGTGGTAAAGGCGGCAAGGGTCTGGGCAAAGGAGGCGCAAAGCGCCACCGTAAGGTGCTGCGGGACAACATCCAGGGTATCACCAAGCCCGCCATCCGGCGTCTGGCCAGACGCGGCGGCGTCAAGCGCATCTCCGGCCTCATCTACGAGGAGACCCGCGGGGTGCTCAAGGTCTTCCTGGAGAACGTCATCCGGGACGCGGTCACCTACACCGAGCACGCCAAGCGCAAGACGGTCACCGCCATGGACGTGGTCTACGCGCTCAAGCGTCAGGGTCGCACTCTCTACGGCTTTGGCGGCTAA
- the LOC139046078 gene encoding histone H3.1, producing MARTKQTARKSTGGKAPRKQLATKAARKSAPATGGVKKPHRYRPGTVALREIRRYQKSTELLIRKLPFQRLVREIAQDFKTDLRFQSSAVMALQEACEAYLVGLFEDTNLCAIHAKRVTIMPKDIQLARRIRGERA from the coding sequence ATGGCTCGCACAAAGCAGACAGCTCGCAAGTCCACCGGCGGTAAGGCGCCCCGCAAGCAGCTGGCCACCAAGGCGGCTCGCAAGAGCGCGCCGGCCACGGGCGGCGTGAAGAAGCCCCACCGCTACCGGCCCGGCACGGTGGCCCTGCGCGAGATCCGCCGCTACCAGAAGTCCACCGAGCTGCTGATCCGCAAGCTGCCGTTCCAGCGCCTGGTGCGCGAGATCGCGCAGGACTTCAAGACCGACCTGCGCTTCCAGAGCTCGGCCGTGATGGCGCTGCAGGAGGCGTGCGAGGCCTACCTGGTGGGGCTCTTCGAGGACACCAACCTGTGCGCCATCCACGCCAAGCGCGTCACTATCATGCCCAAGGACATCCAGCTCGCGCGTCGCATCCGCGGAGAAAGAGCTTAA
- the H1-5 gene encoding histone H1.5 isoform X2, with the protein MSETAPAETAAPAPVEKSPAKKKAAKKSASGGAAKRKATGPPVSELITKAVAASKERNGLSLAALKKALAAGGYDVEKNNSRIKLGLRSLVSKGTLVQTKGTGASGSFKLNKKAASGEAKPKTKKAGAAKAKKPAGATPKKPKKAAGAKKAVKKTPKKAKKPAAAGVKKVAKSPKKAKAAAKPKKAAKSPAKPKAVKPKAAKPKASKPKAAKPKAAKAKKAAPKKKRSKESTIVGIQES; encoded by the exons ATGTCGGAAACCGCTCCTGCTGAGACGGCTGCCCCGGCGCCGGTGGAGAAGTCTCCTGCCAAGAAGAAGGCAGCCAAGAAATCCGCGAGCGGTGGCGCGGCTAAGCGTAAGGCTACCGGGCCTCCAGTCTCTGAGCTGATCACTAAGGCGGTGGCCGCCTCTAAGGAGCGTAATGGCCTGTCTTTGGCTGCACTGAAGAAGGCCCTCGCGGCTGGCGGCTACGACGTGGAGAAGAACAACAGCCGCATCAAGTTGGGCCTCAGGAGCCTGGTGAGCAAGGGCACCCTGGTGCAGACCAAGGGCACCGGCGCTTCGGGCTCCTTCAAGCTCAACAAGAAGgcggcttccggggaggcgaaacCCAAGACCAAGAAGGCGGGGGCAGCAAAAGCCAAAAAGCCCGCAGGGGCCACCCCTAAGAAGCCCAAGAAGGCTGCGGGAGCCAAGAAAGCTGTGAAGAAGACCCCCAAGAAGGCCAAGAAGCCCGCGGCAGCTGGTGTCAAGAAAGTGGCTAAGAGCCCCAAGAAGGCCAAAGCTGCTGCCAAGCCGAAGAAGGCTGCCAAGAGCCCCGCCAAGCCCAAGGCAGTGAAGCCGAAGGCGGCGAAGCCCAAAGCCTCGAAGCCTAAGGCAGCCAAGCCCAAAGCTGCAAAGGCGAAGAAGGCGGCTCCCAAGAAGAA ACGCTCCAAGGAAAGCACTATAGTAGGGATCCAAGAATCCTAA
- the H1-5 gene encoding histone H1.5 isoform X1, giving the protein MSETAPAETAAPAPVEKSPAKKKAAKKSASGGAAKRKATGPPVSELITKAVAASKERNGLSLAALKKALAAGGYDVEKNNSRIKLGLRSLVSKGTLVQTKGTGASGSFKLNKKAASGEAKPKTKKAGAAKAKKPAGATPKKPKKAAGAKKAVKKTPKKAKKPAAAGVKKVAKSPKKAKAAAKPKKAAKSPAKPKAVKPKAAKPKASKPKAAKPKAAKAKKAAPKKNTAWMLGSTPPCAMVTLPSSLLSSSSLRMASCRWRGMMRVFLLSRAALPASSRISAVRYSSTAARYTGAPAPTRSA; this is encoded by the exons ATGTCGGAAACCGCTCCTGCTGAGACGGCTGCCCCGGCGCCGGTGGAGAAGTCTCCTGCCAAGAAGAAGGCAGCCAAGAAATCCGCGAGCGGTGGCGCGGCTAAGCGTAAGGCTACCGGGCCTCCAGTCTCTGAGCTGATCACTAAGGCGGTGGCCGCCTCTAAGGAGCGTAATGGCCTGTCTTTGGCTGCACTGAAGAAGGCCCTCGCGGCTGGCGGCTACGACGTGGAGAAGAACAACAGCCGCATCAAGTTGGGCCTCAGGAGCCTGGTGAGCAAGGGCACCCTGGTGCAGACCAAGGGCACCGGCGCTTCGGGCTCCTTCAAGCTCAACAAGAAGgcggcttccggggaggcgaaacCCAAGACCAAGAAGGCGGGGGCAGCAAAAGCCAAAAAGCCCGCAGGGGCCACCCCTAAGAAGCCCAAGAAGGCTGCGGGAGCCAAGAAAGCTGTGAAGAAGACCCCCAAGAAGGCCAAGAAGCCCGCGGCAGCTGGTGTCAAGAAAGTGGCTAAGAGCCCCAAGAAGGCCAAAGCTGCTGCCAAGCCGAAGAAGGCTGCCAAGAGCCCCGCCAAGCCCAAGGCAGTGAAGCCGAAGGCGGCGAAGCCCAAAGCCTCGAAGCCTAAGGCAGCCAAGCCCAAAGCTGCAAAGGCGAAGAAGGCGGCTCCCAAGAAGAA CACGGCCTGGATGTTGGGCAGCACACCGCCCTGCGCGATGGTCACTTTGCCCAGCAGCTTGTTGAGCTCCTCGTCGTTGCGGATGGCCAGCTGCAGGTGGCGCGGGATGATGCGCGTCTTCTTGTTGTCGCGGGCCGCGTTGCCCGCCAGCTCCAGGATCTCGGCCGTCAGGTACTCCAGCACCGCCGCCAGGTACACCGGCGCGCCGGCCCCGACCCGCTCGGCGTAG
- the LOC106823476 gene encoding histone H2B type 2-E, producing MPEPAKSAPAPKKGSKKAVTKVQKKDGKKRKRSRKESYSIYVYKVLKQVHPDTGISSKAMGIMNSFVNDIFERIAGEASRLAHYNKRSTITSREIQTAVRLLLPGELAKHAVSEGTKAVTKYTSSK from the coding sequence ATGCCAGAGCCCGCCAAGTCTGCCCCTGCCCCGAAGAAGGGTTCCAAGAAGGCGGTGACCAAGGTCCAGAAAAAGGACGGCAAGAAGCGCAAGCGCAGCCGCAAGGAGAGCTACTCCATCTACGTGTACAAGGTGCTGAAGCAGGTCCACCCCGACACCGGCATCTCGTCCAAGGCCATGGGCATCATGAACTCGTTCGTCAACGACATCTTCGAGCGCATCGCGGGCGAGGCGTCGCGCCTGGCGCATTACAACAAGCGCTCGACCATCACCTCCAGGGAGATCCAGACGGCCGTGCGCCTGCTGCTGCCCGGGGAGCTGGCCAAGCACGCAGTGTCGGAGGGCACCAAGGCCGTCACCAAGTACACCAGCTCCAAGTGA